The following are encoded in a window of Halorarum salinum genomic DNA:
- a CDS encoding VOC family protein, whose protein sequence is MTVDHLGHVHLKVRDVERAIEFYADVLDGLTVAERVGRFAFLTLGEHHHDLALQEVPNAGSASTGSDGPVGLYHAAWEVADAESLAGAYERLRAREVDVSPVDHGISLALYFDDPDGNGVEVYLDVREERDREEWGGENRRFDPTEL, encoded by the coding sequence ATGACCGTCGATCACCTCGGACACGTCCACCTCAAGGTCCGGGACGTCGAGCGCGCGATCGAGTTCTACGCGGACGTCCTCGACGGGTTGACCGTCGCCGAACGCGTCGGCCGGTTCGCGTTCCTCACCCTGGGGGAGCACCACCACGACCTCGCCCTGCAGGAGGTCCCGAACGCCGGATCGGCGTCGACCGGGTCGGACGGGCCGGTCGGGCTCTACCACGCCGCGTGGGAGGTGGCCGACGCCGAGAGCCTCGCCGGCGCGTACGAACGACTCCGCGCGCGCGAGGTCGACGTGTCGCCGGTCGACCACGGCATCTCGCTCGCGCTCTACTTCGACGACCCGGACGGCAACGGCGTCGAGGTGTACCTCGACGTCCGCGAGGAACGCGACCGCGAGGAGTGGGGCGGGGAGAACCGGCGGTTCGACCCGACGGAGCTCTGA
- a CDS encoding adenosylcobinamide amidohydrolase translates to MRRDGESEGSRDGRDDPAPGVFEAAVRDGVCRLRRPGTRWLSTGANGGESVADAAYNVTVPDGWPETDLATYVRERRERAGFLADGASDRAPDRDGFRADSPTPALLTGVDQRHARRARSGPVEVVATAGLSNPASLPVVGFGTNRNSTRKSGDGDSNRRDDPRLGTVNVVVGAARSLTPGALANLVAVAAEAKAATLLAAAGFPGTTTDAVVAGCDPDGERAAFSGSATVVGDAARICVRDAVLASLESRYSVEDRSVPDSVADAEYGTVADGTATVSRLTEQ, encoded by the coding sequence GTGAGACGGGACGGCGAATCGGAGGGATCGCGGGACGGGCGCGACGACCCCGCGCCGGGCGTCTTCGAGGCGGCCGTGCGCGACGGCGTCTGTCGGCTCCGGCGGCCCGGGACCCGCTGGCTCTCGACGGGCGCGAACGGGGGCGAGTCGGTCGCGGACGCTGCGTACAACGTCACCGTTCCCGATGGGTGGCCCGAGACGGACCTGGCGACGTACGTCCGGGAGCGTCGCGAGCGCGCCGGGTTCCTCGCGGACGGCGCCTCCGACCGAGCGCCGGACCGCGACGGCTTCCGGGCGGACTCTCCGACCCCCGCGCTGCTCACCGGCGTCGACCAGCGGCACGCCAGACGGGCGCGGTCCGGTCCCGTCGAGGTCGTCGCGACCGCCGGCCTATCGAATCCGGCTTCCCTCCCGGTCGTTGGATTCGGGACGAATCGAAATAGTACGAGAAAATCGGGAGACGGAGATTCGAATCGGAGAGACGACCCGCGTCTCGGCACGGTGAACGTCGTCGTCGGGGCGGCCCGTTCGCTCACGCCGGGCGCGCTGGCGAACCTCGTCGCCGTCGCGGCGGAGGCGAAGGCCGCCACGCTGCTGGCGGCTGCGGGGTTCCCGGGGACGACGACCGACGCCGTCGTGGCGGGGTGTGATCCCGACGGCGAGCGCGCGGCGTTCTCCGGGAGCGCGACGGTGGTCGGCGACGCCGCCCGGATCTGCGTCAGGGACGCGGTGCTCGCGTCGCTCGAATCGAGGTACAGCGTCGAGGATCGGAGCGTCCCCGACTCGGTCGCAGACGCGGAGTACGGGACCGTCGCGGACGGGACGGCGACCGTGTCGCGACTCACGGAGCAGTGA
- a CDS encoding IclR family transcriptional regulator — MGKGIKSVAKTTETSFEIVDALVELDGATIDRLSEHLGLSPSTVHRHLATLRKHSYVVQNGDAYDVGLQFLSVGGYAQRRVTAYPMIKEKVDELAAETGERSQFIVEEHGRRVYLYTEVGKSAVQTGAHVGKRGDLHVSAAGKAILAELDRERVDEIVERHGLSRPGRDSITGREELHEELDRIRDRGYAFNRQESTAGVHAVGAAVTRSDGDVVGALSVSGPANRMTGDRLTESLPGPVLGAVNELELHIEHSVR; from the coding sequence ATGGGCAAGGGGATAAAGTCGGTGGCGAAGACGACCGAGACGTCCTTCGAGATCGTGGACGCGCTCGTGGAACTCGACGGCGCGACGATCGACCGACTATCCGAGCATCTGGGACTGTCTCCGAGCACGGTCCACCGGCACCTGGCGACGCTTCGAAAGCACAGCTACGTCGTCCAGAACGGGGACGCGTACGACGTCGGCCTGCAGTTCCTCTCCGTCGGTGGCTACGCACAGCGGCGCGTCACGGCGTATCCGATGATCAAGGAGAAGGTGGACGAACTCGCCGCGGAGACCGGGGAGCGGTCGCAGTTCATCGTCGAGGAGCACGGGAGGCGAGTGTACCTCTACACCGAGGTCGGCAAGAGCGCGGTCCAGACCGGCGCACACGTCGGCAAGCGCGGCGACCTGCACGTGAGCGCCGCCGGGAAGGCGATCCTCGCCGAACTCGACCGGGAGCGGGTCGACGAGATCGTCGAGCGGCACGGCCTCTCCAGGCCGGGACGCGACAGCATCACCGGTCGCGAGGAGCTCCACGAGGAACTGGACCGGATCCGGGACCGCGGCTACGCGTTCAACCGACAGGAGTCGACCGCCGGCGTCCACGCCGTCGGCGCCGCCGTGACCAGGTCCGACGGGGACGTCGTCGGCGCCCTGAGCGTCTCCGGGCCGGCTAACCGGATGACCGGCGACCGCCTCACGGAGTCGTTGCCGGGTCCCGTGCTCGGCGCCGTCAACGAACTCGAGTTGCACATCGAACACTCCGTGCGGTAG
- a CDS encoding GMP synthase subunit A, with protein MSEPRIAVIDNHGQFTHLEGRALRDAGVDAEILDNDTPPAEIDADGIVLSGGPSMDRIGRTEEYLDLGVPVLGVCLGHQAIAELLGGRVESGEYGGYADVDVTIAADGDPLVGSLAPGVRTWASHADEVAEVPEGFTVTAESDVCGVEAMSDADRGLYGVQWHPEVSHTERGQEVFENFVEICR; from the coding sequence ATGAGCGAGCCGCGGATCGCGGTCATCGACAACCACGGACAGTTCACCCACCTGGAGGGCCGGGCCCTCCGCGACGCCGGCGTCGACGCGGAGATCCTCGACAACGACACTCCGCCCGCGGAGATCGACGCGGACGGGATCGTGCTCTCGGGCGGGCCGAGCATGGACCGCATCGGACGCACGGAGGAGTACCTCGACCTGGGCGTCCCGGTTCTCGGCGTCTGTCTCGGTCACCAGGCCATCGCGGAGTTGCTCGGCGGCAGGGTCGAATCGGGCGAGTACGGCGGCTACGCCGACGTCGACGTGACCATCGCCGCCGACGGGGACCCGCTGGTCGGGTCGCTCGCCCCGGGGGTCCGGACGTGGGCGAGCCACGCCGACGAGGTCGCCGAGGTCCCCGAGGGGTTCACCGTGACCGCCGAGAGCGACGTCTGCGGCGTCGAGGCGATGAGCGACGCGGATCGAGGCCTCTACGGCGTCCAGTGGCACCCCGAAGTCTCGCACACGGAACGGGGGCAGGAGGTGTTCGAGAACTTCGTCGAGATCTGCCGGTAA
- a CDS encoding DUF2070 family protein, giving the protein MTASQSNLAGLSRFIFRAPSWSTSVAFAVLLAAVAGIGAFQRPEAATTWRGVLFLGRDAWEGIFFIGVPTVVASFATTWVDHRVGGRFTHNRSSLLALVCELVIVAMLTVAGAVAYLTPLGQGFVFDVLVVSLASVFALRLLVIMAVSNSRLLVAAVPASIQTVTAAALLFVYSGTLLYLEVGGPLFDAILMPYLARPEEAPQALSAIGPNHFLLLGATCALYGLAVWGFLYVVDRPWRNSMGVSVLDFLGGFIGHIAEGSRELEDFFEQLGEEAIVPVTVLAFRTPDGEEKARWVLPMLHPGPMGEIGGGNLPVRIAEHAEGVAFPPHATAGHDFNLVTGREVDPVVEAADRAFERLEYTNDASRGVRVAAGEAKVLGQSFGDEALLVSTFAPGFADDVEYAVGLSAASEARAGGLRDVLLVDGHNCNDGLEGPDLGHVTPGSPRSFDLIGASRDAADRLAAAPTGDLHVGVAWDRTEWVPTQGVGPLGIRVMVTDVAAPEGEGVSGGEAHRTAYVLVDGNNMEPGLRDRLVDALLADGVDEAEVMTTDTHIVNTVDADNQVGAAIDADELEALVLDLLAEATADLEPAEAGMATERAEVTVFGNDRTETLASHANAAVSMGGALALAVIVSSLAVSVILFFVTGA; this is encoded by the coding sequence ATGACCGCCTCCCAGAGCAACCTCGCCGGCCTCTCCCGGTTCATCTTCCGCGCGCCGTCGTGGTCGACGAGCGTCGCGTTCGCCGTCCTGCTCGCTGCGGTCGCCGGGATCGGCGCCTTCCAGCGGCCGGAGGCGGCGACGACCTGGCGCGGCGTCCTGTTCCTCGGCCGGGACGCCTGGGAGGGCATCTTCTTCATCGGCGTCCCGACCGTCGTCGCCAGTTTCGCCACGACGTGGGTCGACCACCGCGTCGGCGGGCGGTTCACGCACAATCGCTCGTCGCTGCTCGCGCTGGTGTGTGAACTCGTCATCGTCGCGATGCTCACCGTCGCGGGCGCGGTCGCCTACCTCACGCCGCTGGGTCAGGGGTTCGTCTTCGACGTGCTCGTCGTCTCGCTGGCCTCGGTGTTCGCGCTCCGCCTGCTCGTCATCATGGCGGTGTCGAACTCGCGGCTGCTCGTCGCGGCCGTCCCCGCGAGCATCCAGACGGTCACCGCCGCGGCGCTGCTGTTCGTCTACAGCGGGACGCTGCTGTACCTCGAGGTCGGCGGCCCGCTGTTCGACGCCATCCTCATGCCGTATCTCGCCCGCCCGGAGGAGGCGCCCCAGGCGCTGTCGGCCATCGGGCCGAACCACTTCCTGTTGCTGGGCGCCACGTGCGCGCTCTACGGGCTCGCCGTCTGGGGGTTCCTCTACGTCGTCGACCGCCCGTGGCGGAACTCGATGGGCGTCTCCGTGCTCGACTTCCTCGGCGGCTTCATCGGTCACATCGCGGAGGGGAGCCGTGAGCTGGAGGACTTCTTCGAACAGCTCGGCGAGGAGGCGATCGTCCCGGTCACCGTCCTCGCGTTCCGGACGCCCGACGGCGAGGAGAAGGCCCGCTGGGTGCTGCCGATGCTCCACCCGGGGCCGATGGGCGAGATCGGGGGCGGCAACCTCCCGGTCCGCATCGCGGAACACGCCGAGGGGGTGGCGTTCCCGCCCCACGCCACCGCTGGCCACGACTTCAACCTCGTCACCGGGCGCGAGGTCGACCCGGTCGTCGAGGCGGCCGACCGGGCGTTCGAGCGGCTCGAGTACACGAACGACGCGTCCCGTGGCGTCCGCGTCGCCGCCGGCGAGGCGAAGGTGCTCGGCCAGTCGTTCGGCGACGAGGCGCTGCTCGTCTCGACGTTCGCCCCCGGCTTCGCCGACGACGTGGAGTACGCCGTCGGCCTGTCGGCCGCCTCCGAGGCCCGCGCCGGCGGCCTGCGGGACGTGCTGCTCGTGGACGGACACAACTGCAACGACGGCCTGGAGGGCCCCGACCTCGGTCACGTCACCCCCGGGTCGCCCCGATCGTTCGACCTCATCGGCGCCTCCCGGGACGCCGCCGACCGGCTCGCTGCCGCGCCCACGGGCGATCTCCACGTCGGCGTCGCCTGGGACCGGACCGAGTGGGTGCCGACGCAGGGCGTCGGCCCGCTCGGCATCCGGGTGATGGTCACCGACGTGGCAGCGCCGGAGGGCGAGGGGGTGTCGGGCGGCGAGGCCCACAGGACCGCCTACGTGCTCGTGGACGGCAACAACATGGAGCCGGGCCTGCGCGACAGGCTCGTGGACGCGCTCCTCGCCGACGGCGTCGACGAGGCCGAGGTGATGACGACCGACACCCACATCGTCAACACCGTCGACGCGGACAACCAGGTCGGCGCGGCCATCGACGCGGACGAACTCGAGGCGCTCGTGCTCGACCTCCTGGCGGAGGCGACGGCCGACCTCGAACCCGCCGAGGCCGGCATGGCGACCGAACGCGCAGAGGTCACCGTCTTCGGCAACGACCGCACCGAGACGCTCGCGAGCCACGCCAACGCCGCGGTGTCGATGGGCGGCGCGCTCGCGCTCGCGGTCATCGTCTCCTCGCTCGCCGTCTCCGTCATCCTCTTTTTCGTGACCGGGGCGTGA
- the cobS gene encoding adenosylcobinamide-GDP ribazoletransferase gives MMASALRGAVSFLTRLPAGGDGDDWDAFRRAPAAFPAVGYLVGGLAGLALLLPFPPATAAAAYLVAVYVVTGLPHADGLADLGDAAAVHGDADRRREVMKDSATGVGGALALGLALLVLALGAFGAAEMGSEVAAFRLVVAAEVGAKAGTALLVCLGDPGHEGLGSRVVGEAGPVDLVLVAALALPAAVAGFSTFPALVAALLAAPAVALLVKRWADRRLGGVTGDVLGAANELGRAAALHAGVVAWTLF, from the coding sequence CTGATGGCGAGCGCGCTTCGGGGTGCGGTCTCCTTCCTCACGCGCCTGCCGGCCGGCGGCGACGGCGACGACTGGGACGCCTTCAGACGGGCGCCCGCGGCGTTCCCGGCGGTGGGGTACCTCGTCGGCGGGCTCGCGGGGCTGGCGCTCCTCCTCCCGTTCCCGCCGGCCACCGCGGCCGCGGCGTACCTCGTCGCCGTCTACGTCGTCACCGGCCTGCCCCACGCCGACGGCCTGGCCGACCTCGGGGACGCCGCGGCCGTCCACGGCGACGCCGACCGGCGACGCGAGGTCATGAAGGACTCCGCCACCGGGGTCGGCGGCGCGCTGGCGCTCGGCTTGGCGCTCCTCGTGCTGGCCCTCGGCGCGTTCGGCGCCGCCGAGATGGGGAGCGAGGTCGCGGCGTTCCGGCTCGTCGTCGCCGCCGAGGTCGGCGCGAAGGCCGGAACGGCGCTGCTCGTCTGTCTCGGCGACCCCGGTCACGAGGGACTCGGGAGCCGGGTCGTCGGGGAAGCCGGTCCGGTCGACCTCGTGCTCGTCGCCGCGCTCGCGCTCCCCGCCGCCGTCGCTGGCTTCTCGACGTTCCCGGCGCTGGTCGCCGCGCTGCTTGCCGCTCCCGCGGTCGCGTTGCTCGTGAAACGGTGGGCGGACCGGCGCCTCGGCGGGGTCACGGGCGACGTGCTCGGCGCCGCGAACGAACTCGGGCGCGCGGCCGCGCTCCACGCGGGGGTGGTGGCGTGGACGCTGTTCTGA
- a CDS encoding 2-isopropylmalate synthase has protein sequence MNALFGCGPDNARSLDPTDVTFLDTTLRDGEQMPGVSLSADEKADVARELDAAGVDVVEAGSACTSAAERETISRVTGLGLDATVTSFARGVRADVDHALDCDVDGVNLVVPASDRHVETKVGASREAVLERTVELVEYAREHGLWVEVLGEDGSRADLEFLDRLSAVAMEAGADRVCYCDTVGAASPERTAEVVSTLATHGPTSVHTHDDLGLANANVLAGLNAGADLVHATVNGVGERAGNVALEEVAVALERCYGVETLDLERLYRLARGVADATGVPLGANKAVVGDNAFAHESGIHTDGTLKDGRMYEPYPPETVGRERRLVLGKHAGRAGVKAALSEQDFDPDDDELDAIVARVKDLGDRGKRVTDADLRAVAADVLGRERERRVELLSLSATSGADVPTASVRLLVEEEERTAAGTGSGPVDAAVEAVRSALGPDANAALESYHVDAVTGGTDAVVAVEVTMRRGDRTATVSAADADITRASVEAAVDALDRLLAEEATASGVGADVDPEEEVEAD, from the coding sequence GTGAACGCTTTATTCGGGTGCGGACCCGATAACGCTCGATCCCTCGATCCGACCGACGTAACGTTCCTCGACACGACGCTGCGCGACGGCGAGCAGATGCCGGGCGTCTCGCTCTCGGCCGACGAGAAGGCCGACGTCGCCCGGGAGCTCGACGCCGCCGGCGTGGACGTCGTGGAGGCCGGCTCCGCGTGCACCAGCGCCGCCGAGCGCGAGACCATCAGTCGCGTGACCGGCCTCGGGCTCGACGCGACCGTCACCAGCTTCGCGCGCGGCGTGCGCGCCGACGTCGACCACGCGCTGGACTGCGACGTGGACGGCGTGAACCTCGTCGTCCCCGCCAGCGACCGCCACGTCGAGACGAAGGTGGGCGCTTCCCGGGAGGCCGTCCTCGAGCGAACCGTCGAACTGGTGGAGTACGCCCGCGAGCACGGACTCTGGGTCGAGGTGCTCGGCGAGGACGGCTCCAGGGCCGACCTGGAGTTCCTCGACCGGCTCTCGGCGGTCGCGATGGAGGCCGGCGCGGACCGCGTCTGCTACTGCGACACCGTCGGGGCCGCCTCGCCCGAGCGCACCGCCGAGGTGGTCTCGACGCTCGCGACCCACGGTCCGACCTCGGTCCACACCCACGACGACCTGGGGCTGGCGAACGCGAACGTGCTGGCCGGGCTGAACGCCGGCGCCGACCTGGTCCACGCCACCGTCAACGGCGTGGGCGAACGCGCCGGCAACGTCGCGCTCGAGGAGGTCGCCGTCGCGCTGGAGCGCTGCTACGGCGTCGAGACGCTCGACCTGGAACGGCTCTACCGGCTCGCCCGCGGCGTCGCCGACGCCACGGGCGTCCCGCTCGGCGCGAACAAGGCCGTCGTCGGCGACAACGCGTTCGCCCACGAGAGCGGCATCCACACGGACGGCACGCTGAAGGACGGCCGGATGTACGAGCCGTACCCCCCGGAGACGGTCGGCCGCGAGCGCCGCCTCGTCCTCGGGAAACACGCCGGACGGGCCGGCGTGAAGGCCGCCCTCTCCGAGCAGGACTTCGACCCCGACGACGACGAACTCGACGCGATCGTCGCCCGCGTGAAGGACCTCGGCGACCGGGGCAAGCGCGTGACCGACGCGGACCTCCGCGCCGTCGCGGCGGACGTGCTCGGCCGCGAGCGCGAGCGCCGGGTCGAACTGCTGTCGCTCTCGGCGACCAGCGGCGCCGACGTGCCGACCGCGAGCGTCCGCCTGCTGGTCGAGGAGGAAGAGCGGACGGCCGCGGGCACCGGGAGCGGCCCGGTCGACGCGGCGGTCGAGGCGGTCCGCTCGGCGCTCGGCCCCGACGCGAACGCGGCGCTGGAGTCGTACCACGTCGACGCGGTGACCGGCGGCACCGACGCCGTCGTCGCCGTCGAGGTGACGATGCGCCGGGGCGACCGCACGGCCACGGTGTCGGCCGCGGACGCCGACATCACCCGCGCCAGCGTCGAGGCCGCCGTCGACGCGCTCGACCGCCTGCTCGCGGAGGAGGCGACCGCCTCGGGGGTGGGCGCGGACGTGGACCCTGAGGAGGAGGTCGAGGCCGACTGA
- a CDS encoding gamma carbonic anhydrase family protein produces the protein MIRSFDGTTPRVAESAYVDEAAVVVGDVVLESGASVWPNATLRGDSGRIVVGERANVQDNAVLHEDAVLEAEATVGHAAVVHAATVGEGALVGMNAVVLDDARVGEEAIVGAGSVVTEGTRIDPRTLAVGTPAESKTDLGDAKARAPAEHYAGLGARYEETSERVD, from the coding sequence GTGATACGCTCCTTCGACGGGACGACGCCGCGGGTCGCGGAGTCGGCGTACGTGGACGAAGCGGCGGTCGTCGTCGGCGACGTCGTCCTCGAATCCGGGGCGAGCGTCTGGCCGAACGCGACGCTCCGGGGCGACAGCGGCCGCATCGTCGTCGGCGAGCGGGCGAACGTCCAGGACAACGCCGTGCTCCACGAGGACGCCGTGCTCGAAGCGGAGGCGACGGTCGGCCACGCCGCGGTCGTCCACGCCGCGACGGTCGGGGAGGGCGCGCTCGTCGGGATGAACGCCGTCGTGCTGGACGACGCCCGCGTCGGCGAGGAGGCGATCGTGGGTGCCGGGTCGGTCGTCACCGAGGGGACCCGGATCGACCCCCGGACGCTGGCCGTCGGCACGCCGGCCGAGTCGAAGACGGACCTCGGGGATGCGAAGGCGAGGGCGCCGGCCGAACACTACGCGGGGCTCGGGGCGCGGTACGAGGAGACGTCCGAGCGGGTCGACTGA
- a CDS encoding aminotransferase class I/II-fold pyridoxal phosphate-dependent enzyme: MHPDALGSVGRVPHGGESDPAVLDFSANTNPERPPGVADVYAEALEGSRRYPDDDYPEFRAAAAEYVGCDPGHVIASPGGLAGMRLAFEATLTAGDSALVPYPSFSEYAREVRLQGADPEFVPHDAILGADPSGHALAVVCTPNNPTGEAADPEALRRFARRCRESETDLLVDEAFLDYTGLASLAGEPGAVVARSLTKVFGLPGLRAGFLVAEGDLRARLAAARPPWNLSTPAARVGARCLRATDFVGETRERTDRERERLRTRLEPAYDVAPSDAPFLLLDTRERDPEQVVARARDRGVAVRDATTFRGLRNHVRVAVKRREGNDELLRALPGVGP; this comes from the coding sequence ATGCACCCCGACGCGCTCGGGTCGGTCGGCCGCGTCCCCCACGGCGGCGAGTCGGACCCGGCCGTGCTCGACTTCAGCGCGAACACGAACCCCGAGCGGCCGCCCGGCGTCGCGGACGTCTACGCCGAGGCGCTCGAGGGCTCCCGGAGGTATCCGGACGACGACTACCCGGAGTTCCGGGCCGCGGCCGCCGAGTACGTCGGCTGTGACCCCGGGCACGTGATCGCCTCGCCCGGCGGGCTGGCGGGGATGCGGCTGGCGTTCGAGGCGACGCTGACCGCGGGCGACTCGGCGCTCGTTCCGTACCCCTCGTTCTCCGAGTACGCCCGCGAGGTCCGACTGCAGGGCGCCGACCCCGAGTTCGTCCCCCACGACGCGATCCTCGGGGCCGACCCGTCGGGCCACGCGCTCGCGGTCGTCTGCACGCCGAACAACCCGACCGGCGAGGCGGCCGACCCCGAGGCGCTGCGGAGATTCGCACGACGGTGTCGGGAATCGGAGACCGACCTGCTCGTCGACGAGGCGTTCCTCGACTACACGGGGCTCGCCTCGCTCGCGGGCGAACCGGGCGCCGTCGTCGCCCGCTCGCTGACGAAGGTGTTCGGCCTGCCGGGTCTCAGGGCGGGCTTTCTCGTCGCCGAGGGCGACCTCCGGGCCCGACTGGCGGCCGCGCGGCCCCCGTGGAACCTGTCGACGCCCGCGGCCCGCGTCGGGGCGCGCTGTCTCCGCGCGACCGACTTCGTGGGGGAGACGCGCGAGCGGACCGACCGCGAACGCGAACGGCTGCGGACGCGGCTCGAACCGGCGTATGACGTCGCGCCCTCCGACGCGCCGTTCCTGCTGCTCGACACCCGCGAACGCGACCCGGAGCAGGTGGTCGCACGCGCCCGCGACCGTGGGGTGGCCGTCCGAGACGCGACGACGTTCCGCGGGCTCCGGAATCACGTCCGCGTGGCCGTGAAACGCCGCGAGGGGAACGACGAACTCCTTCGGGCGCTCCCGGGGGTAGGACCGTGA
- a CDS encoding DUF7097 family protein gives MERTPDGTPVGVDDPYEHAGPCDHLTGDGRCRYALDRAGDDPEFAAERRADGYECLVADEDADWADCPHYRSTTDGKECARCGLEEVRMAHDASRPLVEEHHLSYGSRVASSARRSGSRPDSGSEASDANRDDEAGDELPGHEITVGLCRWCHAKVHNGFARVADDASPDPEAIAERESRRGAEMGEYGFSTARERRDGG, from the coding sequence ATGGAGCGGACGCCGGACGGAACGCCGGTCGGCGTGGACGACCCGTACGAGCACGCCGGGCCGTGCGACCACCTCACCGGCGACGGCCGGTGTCGCTACGCGCTCGACCGGGCGGGCGACGACCCCGAGTTCGCCGCCGAACGACGCGCGGACGGGTACGAGTGTCTCGTCGCGGACGAGGACGCCGACTGGGCCGACTGTCCACACTACCGGTCGACGACCGATGGGAAGGAGTGCGCCCGGTGCGGGCTGGAGGAGGTCCGGATGGCCCACGACGCGAGTCGGCCGCTGGTCGAGGAACACCACCTCTCGTACGGGAGCCGGGTCGCGTCGAGCGCTCGTAGGTCGGGAAGCCGGCCCGACTCGGGATCCGAGGCATCCGACGCGAACCGCGACGACGAGGCCGGCGACGAGTTGCCGGGCCACGAGATAACCGTCGGGCTCTGTCGGTGGTGTCACGCCAAGGTACACAACGGATTCGCGCGCGTCGCAGACGACGCGTCCCCGGACCCCGAGGCGATCGCCGAGCGGGAGTCCCGCCGCGGCGCGGAGATGGGCGAGTACGGCTTCTCCACCGCGCGCGAGCGCCGGGACGGCGGCTGA
- a CDS encoding NTP transferase domain-containing protein encodes MDAVLMCGGAGSRLEPAAAAEKPLVPVGGVPMVERVRRALAASRVKRVHAVASTRTPRTREWAESADCEVIDGTGEGYVADLDRALDAVGRPALTVAADLPLLAPGTVDRAIDGANGDSLAICVPADLKRDLGASVDTSFEHDGRELAPSGLNVVGEGEDRVVVRDDERLAVNVNRPGDLELARELAE; translated from the coding sequence GTGGACGCTGTTCTGATGTGCGGCGGGGCGGGTAGCAGGCTGGAACCGGCCGCTGCCGCGGAGAAGCCGCTCGTCCCGGTCGGCGGGGTGCCGATGGTCGAACGCGTCCGCCGCGCGCTCGCGGCGTCGCGGGTCAAGCGCGTCCACGCCGTCGCCTCCACGCGGACGCCCCGGACCCGGGAGTGGGCCGAATCGGCCGACTGCGAGGTGATCGACGGAACCGGCGAGGGGTACGTCGCCGACCTCGACCGGGCGCTCGACGCGGTGGGACGGCCGGCGCTCACGGTCGCCGCGGACCTCCCCCTGCTCGCGCCCGGGACGGTCGACAGGGCCATCGACGGGGCGAACGGCGACTCGCTCGCGATCTGCGTTCCGGCCGACCTGAAGCGAGACCTCGGCGCAAGCGTGGACACGTCGTTCGAGCACGACGGGCGGGAGCTCGCGCCGTCCGGCCTCAACGTCGTGGGGGAGGGGGAGGACCGCGTCGTGGTCCGGGACGACGAGAGGCTCGCCGTGAACGTGAATCGGCCGGGGGACCTCGAACTGGCCCGGGAACTGGCGGAGTGA
- a CDS encoding DUF192 domain-containing protein — translation MLAASADAADSLLAQARGLMFRRSIPNDYALVFRFDGATSRSLHMLFVPFAIDALWLVDGEVTKRKRLRPWVGLGRGEADTIVELPAGAADGVDVGDRVEFRP, via the coding sequence GTGCTCGCGGCGAGCGCCGACGCCGCCGACTCGCTCCTCGCGCAGGCCCGCGGGCTGATGTTCCGGCGATCGATCCCGAACGACTACGCGCTCGTCTTCCGGTTCGACGGCGCCACGTCCCGAAGCCTCCACATGCTGTTCGTCCCGTTCGCCATCGACGCCCTGTGGCTCGTGGACGGCGAGGTGACGAAGCGGAAACGGCTGCGGCCGTGGGTCGGACTCGGCCGGGGCGAGGCGGACACGATCGTCGAACTGCCCGCCGGCGCGGCCGACGGCGTTGACGTCGGCGACCGGGTCGAGTTCCGACCCTGA